A single Desulfatibacillum aliphaticivorans DSM 15576 DNA region contains:
- a CDS encoding tetratricopeptide repeat protein has product MADFIATSRKAHLLILCCLTIAVFANSLESPFIWDDERLIQDNPWITDARNIPAFFSPDYWDQLHPIKSSSQYRPVRVSSFALDYAVWGENPTGYHLTNLLLHLANVVLLYFAVFWLLGGKKKEQDKGALLIPFVCALLFAIHPIHSEALNLIKNRSELLAFLFVLSALALFAKAKDRDGLSYVLYLAGALACFFLALASKETALVLPFLALWLLWVFDREKGFLSNGFQVLPMFVLMAGFAAFRILVFESPEAEPRTVLELAAHASIIFKTIGAYVFMLVLPINQTVDIPMPASLASPDVLIGWAFLISALVYAFKTWRKNPEYLFALGWIALTLAPASNLQYLESRPLAEQRLYMPSAGYCLILGILLVRLMSMDRKALKNLGVGLAVALAAVYVGGTFFQNSLWREPVKLWTRALQYVPDSPRPWYNLGNAYMAKRMYTEAVTAFEKTLELDPGDPDALNNLACAQVSLGLLDEATANVREALKTDPNSAVAYYNLGNAMAKSNRLSEAVMYYDMAVGLKPDFPMAQCNLGYLLYKMGNPEKAKERLSIALALDPENALIQTVMANVLSAEGDLEEARVHYQKALELEPDQSQIHYAYGNLLSKLGEVDQAEEQHRAALENDPEDPRFHANMANTLSRQGRYGEAMTHYHKALELEPGNAMIHTNMGIALADQGKVDEAASHFKAAMKNQPDFAPAYYNMGFVLAKQGRHQEALEYFGKAVEIKPDYGQAYYEAGNSLVHTGHLNEAVQSYKKALEQEPDNPKILHNLGIVYAQGGELETAVDYFEKALALQPDYHEAAKHLEQAKQLMESQK; this is encoded by the coding sequence ATGGCGGATTTTATAGCAACCAGCCGGAAAGCCCACCTTCTGATTTTATGTTGCCTGACCATTGCGGTTTTTGCCAATTCTTTGGAAAGCCCCTTTATCTGGGATGACGAAAGGCTGATTCAGGATAACCCGTGGATAACCGACGCGAGGAACATCCCCGCGTTTTTCTCTCCGGATTATTGGGACCAGCTTCATCCCATAAAGAGTTCGTCCCAATACCGCCCTGTGCGGGTTTCGTCCTTTGCCCTGGATTACGCCGTTTGGGGCGAAAATCCCACGGGCTATCATTTGACCAATTTGCTGCTGCATCTGGCCAACGTCGTGCTGCTGTATTTTGCGGTCTTTTGGCTCCTGGGCGGAAAAAAGAAGGAGCAAGACAAGGGCGCCTTGCTGATTCCCTTTGTCTGCGCGTTGCTTTTCGCCATCCATCCCATCCACAGCGAAGCATTGAACCTGATTAAAAACCGGTCCGAGCTTCTGGCCTTTTTGTTTGTGCTGAGCGCCTTGGCCCTGTTTGCAAAGGCAAAGGACAGGGACGGGCTTTCATACGTGCTGTATCTGGCCGGGGCCCTGGCCTGTTTCTTTTTGGCCCTGGCTTCCAAGGAAACCGCGCTGGTGCTTCCGTTTTTAGCCCTTTGGCTTCTTTGGGTGTTTGACCGGGAAAAAGGCTTTTTATCCAATGGATTTCAAGTCCTGCCCATGTTCGTGCTGATGGCGGGATTCGCAGCTTTTCGTATTTTGGTTTTTGAATCCCCGGAGGCGGAGCCCCGGACGGTATTGGAGCTGGCGGCGCACGCGTCCATTATATTCAAGACTATCGGCGCTTACGTCTTCATGCTGGTTTTGCCTATAAACCAGACCGTGGACATCCCCATGCCGGCCAGTCTGGCCTCTCCGGACGTGTTGATCGGCTGGGCATTCTTGATCTCTGCTTTGGTCTACGCATTCAAAACATGGAGGAAAAACCCCGAGTACCTGTTTGCCTTGGGATGGATCGCCCTGACCCTGGCGCCCGCCTCCAACCTGCAATATCTGGAGTCCCGGCCTCTGGCCGAGCAACGCCTGTACATGCCTTCCGCCGGCTATTGCCTGATTTTGGGGATTTTGCTCGTCCGTCTTATGAGCATGGACCGCAAGGCTCTAAAAAATCTGGGCGTCGGGCTGGCAGTCGCGCTTGCCGCAGTTTATGTCGGGGGAACGTTTTTTCAAAACAGTTTATGGAGAGAGCCCGTCAAGTTATGGACCAGAGCTTTGCAATACGTGCCGGACAGCCCCCGCCCATGGTATAATCTGGGCAACGCCTATATGGCGAAAAGAATGTACACCGAAGCGGTTACGGCCTTTGAAAAAACGTTGGAACTGGACCCGGGGGACCCCGACGCCCTTAACAACCTGGCCTGCGCCCAGGTTAGTCTGGGCCTTTTGGACGAGGCCACGGCGAACGTCCGAGAAGCCCTGAAAACCGATCCGAACAGCGCGGTCGCCTACTACAACCTTGGCAACGCCATGGCCAAAAGCAATCGCTTGTCCGAGGCGGTCATGTATTACGACATGGCCGTGGGCCTGAAGCCGGACTTCCCCATGGCCCAATGCAACCTGGGCTACCTTCTTTATAAAATGGGCAACCCTGAAAAAGCCAAGGAGCGCTTGTCCATTGCTTTGGCTTTGGACCCGGAAAACGCGCTCATCCAAACTGTCATGGCTAATGTGCTGTCTGCGGAGGGAGACCTGGAGGAGGCCCGCGTCCATTATCAAAAAGCTCTGGAACTGGAGCCTGATCAATCCCAGATTCATTACGCATACGGCAACCTGCTTTCCAAGCTCGGGGAGGTGGACCAGGCCGAAGAGCAGCACAGGGCGGCCCTGGAAAACGACCCGGAAGATCCCAGGTTCCACGCCAACATGGCCAACACCCTTTCCCGCCAGGGAAGATACGGCGAGGCCATGACCCACTATCATAAGGCCCTGGAACTGGAGCCCGGCAACGCCATGATTCACACAAACATGGGCATCGCCCTGGCGGATCAGGGCAAGGTGGATGAGGCGGCCTCCCATTTTAAGGCGGCCATGAAAAATCAGCCGGATTTCGCCCCCGCCTATTACAACATGGGGTTTGTTCTGGCCAAGCAGGGACGGCATCAGGAAGCCTTGGAGTACTTTGGCAAGGCCGTGGAGATCAAGCCGGATTACGGCCAGGCCTACTATGAGGCGGGCAATTCTTTGGTCCATACGGGGCATTTGAACGAAGCCGTGCAAAGCTATAAAAAGGCCCTGGAGCAAGAGCCGGATAACCCGAAGATTTTGCATAACCTGGGCATTGTATATGCCCAGGGCGGTGAACTGGAAACCGCCGTGGATTATTTTGAAAAGGCCCTGGCCCTGCAGCCGGACTACCACGAGGCCGCCAAACATCTGGAGCAGGCGAAACAGCTTATGGAGTCGCAAAAATGA
- a CDS encoding zf-TFIIB domain-containing protein → MICPNCAQPMEEVLVQSTTVDVCTKGCGGMFFNYQELEKAGRARKNDPAVLSETGALSARYKKNLQCPFCRAKMNARKISRDIEVVVDVCSHCGGLWLDKGEFDSICRAAEQGAPFPSGWKPIENKSASWVKSSQNSGALEFIADFSFDVVLDIFWGLLD, encoded by the coding sequence ATGATTTGTCCCAACTGCGCCCAGCCCATGGAAGAGGTCTTGGTGCAATCAACAACCGTGGACGTATGCACAAAAGGGTGCGGCGGCATGTTTTTTAATTACCAGGAACTGGAAAAAGCCGGGCGCGCCAGAAAAAATGATCCCGCGGTGCTAAGCGAGACGGGCGCCCTTTCCGCAAGGTATAAAAAGAATCTGCAATGCCCTTTTTGCAGGGCGAAAATGAACGCCCGAAAAATAAGCCGGGACATTGAGGTGGTTGTAGATGTCTGCTCCCATTGCGGGGGCTTGTGGCTGGACAAAGGCGAGTTCGACAGCATTTGCCGGGCTGCCGAGCAGGGCGCGCCCTTTCCTTCGGGCTGGAAGCCCATAGAAAATAAATCTGCAAGCTGGGTGAAGAGTTCCCAAAACTCAGGCGCCTTGGAATTTATTGCTGATTTTTCGTTTGATGTTGTTTTGGATATATTTTGGGGGCTGCTTGATTAG
- a CDS encoding YdbL family protein → MNKRIFTAFIAMFLVTAFAFAGASFGEGIKERMASRLPALEQLKAKGIIGENNQGYLEFRGSSREGQDLVNAENADRKQVYAYIAQKQGTTPELVGQRRAIQLGERADPGHWLQNAEGQWYQK, encoded by the coding sequence ATGAATAAAAGGATTTTTACAGCGTTCATAGCCATGTTTCTGGTTACGGCTTTCGCCTTTGCAGGCGCCAGCTTTGGAGAAGGCATTAAAGAACGCATGGCTTCGCGATTGCCCGCCTTGGAGCAGTTAAAAGCCAAAGGGATTATCGGCGAAAACAATCAAGGCTATCTTGAATTCAGAGGATCTTCCAGGGAAGGCCAGGATTTGGTCAACGCGGAAAACGCGGACCGCAAGCAGGTTTATGCATACATCGCCCAAAAACAGGGAACCACTCCCGAACTGGTGGGCCAACGCCGTGCCATCCAACTGGGGGAAAGAGCCGACCCGGGCCACTGGCTCCAAAACGCCGAAGGCCAGTGGTATCAAAAATAA
- a CDS encoding YnbE family lipoprotein — protein MTKNVFIFTAAALLLITAGCRTEHRIEVAPMEVNLNVNVNVKVDKALDDFFGDLDNMEANQDSASPTTKTTE, from the coding sequence ATGACCAAAAACGTTTTTATCTTTACGGCGGCGGCCCTGCTTCTGATAACAGCAGGATGCAGGACCGAACATCGCATTGAGGTGGCGCCCATGGAAGTCAACCTGAATGTCAACGTAAACGTCAAGGTGGACAAGGCGTTGGACGACTTCTTCGGCGACCTGGATAACATGGAAGCCAATCAGGATTCCGCCTCCCCCACGACCAAAACCACGGAATAA
- a CDS encoding intermembrane phospholipid transport protein YdbH family protein, producing the protein MALGSKIKMVLWILLLAIIGTGLGLWWALPGMVEKQLPFYAGEAGIDNLSLEVRNISLFRADIGSVVLGDPAAPAATIASVQADYSPWDLLHKKVKSIKIAGVQVYAQFDGESFSLRDLELPASKSQEDDSAPALPEKLPVEIGAISLDSASVNLDWGGKAYRLALAADLITRGAGVFDCNVKLFPRGQDIACNAAINLPARNMEVRLDSDVLDAGRFGDLIHRLSGVLVQGGVKLNAQGGWNEAELAPVSGSAAFIQGQILSGPVRLVSTQENPLTLKASFQNNQADLALENIHISQPVNVEIPALQTSVLLKDGGLTASGGFDYKVRALPDLPFSMETPAQAKVEFTAARSGDGKLEFSIKNIPPKKDITLIHEAAIAFVAQPEWKAHGATDDKGAMVVDFFASLPVINVETGVAQATIPGLDCTGKVVLAPGKEPVVSAVTEFKDARVWGISPKFQASGIQGKMPFTYPSQTDQGSLSIRSISLAGKRLGSASMDLERKDMFLSLAGNHPDLLIPGLNIEFGGNAGLDDNGEFQLNSHFGVDGHQISGLDMKRFADGLKGYTFDGLLTVKGFASFNRGKLETGMEASLTGGKIQAPEYQMEMNGVSLSLNMEDLVAVRSAPRQVFSFDSIKAGNIQINKGRVEFIVESPQSFFVERSSFSWCKGRVYSPAIHLQAGVSDYELLLFCDRLDFVELLKQLGAPSANGSGSLNGIVPVRITDGNFRFDQGHLYSTPGDGGALKIKGGDDFMNGINSGTPQAGQIALAKLALEDYQYEWAKLEINSEGENLMLKLQLDGKPSGPLPLVPDPKTGNFQKVDNPEKGAIFQGIKLNLNIKLPLDLILKYGIKLKDYF; encoded by the coding sequence ATGGCTTTAGGCTCCAAAATCAAAATGGTTTTGTGGATTCTGCTGCTGGCGATCATAGGCACAGGCTTGGGTCTGTGGTGGGCCTTGCCGGGCATGGTGGAAAAACAACTGCCTTTTTACGCCGGGGAAGCCGGGATCGATAACCTCAGCCTGGAAGTCAGAAACATCAGCTTGTTCCGGGCCGACATAGGCTCCGTTGTATTAGGCGATCCGGCGGCGCCCGCTGCAACCATCGCGTCCGTTCAGGCGGATTACTCCCCCTGGGACCTCCTCCATAAAAAAGTCAAATCCATAAAAATCGCCGGCGTTCAGGTTTACGCCCAATTTGACGGGGAAAGTTTTTCGTTAAGAGATTTGGAGCTTCCCGCTTCCAAATCCCAGGAGGACGACAGCGCACCTGCTTTGCCGGAAAAGCTGCCCGTGGAAATCGGCGCCATCAGCCTGGACAGCGCGTCCGTCAACCTGGATTGGGGCGGCAAGGCCTATCGTTTGGCCCTGGCCGCAGACCTTATAACGCGCGGCGCCGGAGTGTTTGACTGCAATGTGAAACTCTTCCCGCGGGGACAGGATATCGCATGCAACGCCGCAATCAATCTCCCCGCCCGGAACATGGAAGTCCGCCTGGATTCGGACGTTTTGGACGCCGGACGATTCGGCGACCTCATCCATCGTCTTTCCGGCGTGTTGGTGCAGGGAGGGGTTAAACTGAACGCCCAGGGAGGTTGGAATGAGGCGGAATTGGCGCCCGTATCCGGTTCGGCGGCGTTTATCCAGGGGCAAATCCTCTCCGGCCCGGTCAGGCTTGTCTCGACCCAGGAAAATCCCCTGACCTTAAAGGCCTCGTTTCAGAATAATCAAGCCGACCTGGCCCTGGAAAATATTCACATTTCCCAACCGGTCAATGTGGAGATTCCGGCCCTGCAAACAAGCGTTCTATTGAAGGACGGAGGCCTGACGGCGTCCGGAGGGTTTGATTATAAAGTCCGCGCGCTGCCGGATCTGCCTTTTTCCATGGAAACCCCGGCCCAGGCCAAGGTGGAGTTCACGGCGGCCCGGTCCGGCGACGGCAAGCTGGAATTTTCCATAAAAAACATTCCTCCGAAAAAGGACATCACCCTAATACACGAAGCAGCCATCGCGTTTGTCGCCCAGCCTGAATGGAAAGCCCATGGCGCGACCGACGACAAAGGAGCAATGGTTGTAGACTTTTTTGCATCCCTGCCCGTCATAAATGTAGAAACAGGCGTCGCCCAGGCGACAATTCCGGGCCTGGACTGCACTGGCAAGGTGGTGTTGGCGCCCGGCAAAGAACCTGTTGTAAGCGCCGTAACCGAGTTTAAAGACGCCAGGGTTTGGGGCATCAGCCCTAAATTCCAGGCCTCCGGGATACAGGGGAAAATGCCGTTTACTTATCCTTCACAGACGGATCAGGGAAGCCTTTCCATCAGGTCCATCAGCTTAGCCGGAAAAAGACTCGGCTCCGCCTCCATGGACCTGGAGCGCAAGGACATGTTCCTGTCCCTGGCCGGAAATCACCCGGACCTTTTAATTCCCGGGCTTAATATCGAATTCGGAGGCAATGCTGGCCTGGACGATAATGGAGAGTTTCAGCTCAATTCCCACTTCGGGGTGGATGGCCATCAGATTTCCGGCCTGGACATGAAGCGCTTCGCCGACGGGTTAAAGGGCTATACCTTCGACGGGCTGTTGACGGTCAAAGGCTTTGCTTCGTTCAACAGGGGTAAGCTGGAAACCGGCATGGAAGCCTCATTGACGGGCGGAAAGATCCAGGCGCCAGAATACCAGATGGAAATGAACGGCGTCAGCCTGTCCCTGAACATGGAGGATCTGGTTGCGGTGCGCAGCGCACCCAGGCAGGTCTTTTCCTTTGACTCCATCAAGGCCGGCAATATTCAGATAAACAAGGGCCGGGTGGAGTTCATTGTGGAAAGCCCCCAGTCCTTTTTTGTGGAACGCAGCAGCTTTAGCTGGTGCAAGGGCCGGGTGTACAGCCCCGCCATCCACTTGCAGGCCGGGGTTTCGGACTATGAACTTCTTCTATTTTGCGACAGGCTGGACTTTGTGGAGCTTCTCAAGCAACTGGGAGCGCCCAGCGCCAACGGTTCAGGCAGCCTGAACGGCATTGTGCCCGTGCGCATTACCGACGGCAATTTCCGCTTTGACCAGGGCCACCTGTACTCCACGCCCGGAGACGGCGGCGCCTTGAAGATCAAGGGCGGCGACGACTTCATGAACGGAATCAACTCCGGCACGCCCCAGGCCGGGCAGATAGCCCTTGCCAAGCTGGCGCTGGAGGATTATCAATACGAATGGGCCAAGCTGGAAATCAATTCGGAAGGCGAAAACCTGATGCTCAAGCTCCAGCTTGACGGCAAGCCTTCGGGGCCGCTGCCTTTGGTTCCGGACCCCAAAACCGGAAACTTCCAAAAAGTGGACAACCCGGAAAAGGGAGCCATATTCCAGGGCATTAAGCTCAATTTGAACATCAAACTGCCCTTGGACCTGATTTTAAAATACGGCATTAAACTGAAGGATTACTTTTAA